The following nucleotide sequence is from Echeneis naucrates chromosome 5, fEcheNa1.1, whole genome shotgun sequence.
ATAAAATGAGTGACACATTCTGGAGTCTGTTTCCAACATTATGCCAGTAATAACTAAATTCTGTCTGGATTTCATAAAATGTTGATTTCCAAAAGTGATTTCTAAAGCTCAGGACAATCCAGCTCCTTTTGGACGCATTGCTTTCCGTTAATGAACTGGACAAAAAATTAAAGTCCCAAATTGTCTGCTTCATGTATCAGTAACTTTATCATAGCAGTCAGATCAGGTGAGTCATTTCCTCCCAGCCACACTCCACATCACTAATACATTCTATTACTCTCTATATCTATTGCTCTGTCATGCACAATCGGCAGGAACATTTCAACTTCTTCTGTAGTTCAATGCAGGAAACTGCTTTTTGCTGGCGTTGAGTGTGTATGATTACTTTATTGCTGCATGACTTTACAGCTGTACTCAGGCTGTAGAAGAATGAATCCGGTGCATCGGCGTCAGGTAACTGTGGATAAATCACTTCGGCTTGCACAGCAGGAAGAATCTTTTTTTACCCAAATCACCATCTGGTTTGGTCAGAAATACGTATCCTGTTATTTTATCACTTAAGCTTCACACAAACATCATCCACCTGTAAGAGTGAGTGAATAAGATGAACTGCTCTGGAAAGACTGGCTCTGCCTGCAGCCccagtctgtgtgtctgacacacaaacacaaataaaaatcctcccctctctccccggACGAGTGCAATTCTACAAAATTACACAGGCTGACAGAAAAATGCCTCCATTTTCCTGCAAAATGTGATCTTTCTTTCCGGGTTGAGTGAACTGGAATTCCAAAGgagtgtgaaaaacaaatggttaatatttcacttcattacCAGGAAGTTATTCTCTGaattgtctctttcttttttgtcctcacAGAAGCAACCAGCTAAATTCATTTCAGgggaacaaaaacatttgagcaAATGTGTTCCTTCCTTTGATTCCCTTTGAttgatttgttattttataatatattaaaaaattcAATACCTGCATCTGCCTCATAACAGACTCAGTGttcttgtaaaataaaagatggtAGATAAATAGCACATAGATTTTTGTATGAGAGGATCATTTCTACACTTTCATTCATCATATTATACCCTCTGTGGTGTGTCTCTGTTATACCTAAAatatcaatcagtcagtcatcaGTTCTCTGCTGCCAGACGCATTTAAGCAAATTATTATCCCACCAGGAAAATCAGTAACACGTGCATGGTCTGATCCTGAGGAGAAGTTACAGAGTCATTAGGAGGTTTACTAATCATGTATGGCTCTTATATCAGGGTATATAATAAAGAGTAGGCGAGCCTGTGGACACACAGTAGTtccagagactgagacagatACTCAGTGATGCCTCTGCTCTTTATTTGTCAAGGAGTCCAAAAGCCAGAACAAAAGATGCTGCTGCATTACGATGAACTCTGAAAATAGAAGCAGCTTTTCTTTGCTTGTAAGGTTGTTCAGTATTAAAGGTTTTGCATCCACAACATTTCTCCTGGCTCAATTTGAAGTGGATCAAGTTTTTTACCCAGAGTTGACAGACCAAGGCTCTCACAAATTTGTCAacgttatttattattattaaataacaGATGTAATATCCTTACGAAGCTTTGGAGTTTTCTTTAAGACAGGGAAAGTGGGTAGAAGTGTTCCCAGTGATATAATTACAGTAAGGAGATGGCTGATCCACACAATTGTCTTGACCTCTAAGCTGGTCAAGACAATTTCTCCATGTGCACCCACAAATATGGTGGGTGTTCCTGAGACTTAGCCATTTCAGAGGGCCTGTGGCAACTGCCTTTCAGTGATACGTCCATAAACAAAGAGAGACTCTCTAAgaggagacacacaaaaataattttggaGCTCAGCATCATTTAAACTGCCTGCTGACTGAGTACAGGGATCTGATTTCCGTCCAAGCTGCTCGTGGAGCCCCACTAATGTACCTATGTTCCTTTTTCTGCTTACAcattccatttttatttatttcattccccctctcctttcttttccctgTTTAAAAACTTCCCTGGTTAGTGACTCCATTTGGACAGACGACCAATTACTGAAGCCCCTACGTGCTGGAAACACTCATCGAGCATTAGAAACGGATTCATTGACCTGCTATATGCCATGTCACAACTTTATGCGCTGGATCCTAATTGCATTGGGTTATGTGTGAAAATTAGCTGCGAACATTTTGAGTAAATGAAATTGTATTACACTTAAACATGTTTGGGAGCGGTAATATATCATCTTGTGTTAAAGATTTTAGGAAGAGCTCATCAGTTCAAAGTGAGGTTTAAAAAATTAGACACAAGATAAACTAAACTAATTTTACCATTGTCATGGCAAAGAGCCTCCAAAACCACAAACGCTTGGGTTAAAAAGCTAATATGCGTAATTCTGAATAGTAAAATGTAGATACGGTTAAACTCTGAATCAAACTCGATGGGACAGCTAGTGTTGCTAATGACTGTCCTCTTGTGGTCAAAGCGTGTCACGTCAACATCTTCTCTGTCGGTGTGTGCGTGATGTCAGTATGAAGTCGAGCAACACTCACTCACAGCTGATGACACAGGCCATACAGAAAATGGGTTTACTTGTAATACAGCAGGATCTTGTTTGTCGTCTTACATCACATACACATGTCTCCATGCATTCAGCATCGAGTCATTTAttcttcactgtttttaaatctACTTGTGTAACTATAACGGTACAGAATGAATCAtcagaagtactttttttttttatactggtTATTGTTTCACAGACACAATCTACATTAAAGTTTCTTTACACCCCAAAGCAAACCAAATAAATCTACCACCAAATATGAATCAAGTatactggaaaaacaaacaataccATAGGAAAAAGCCTCTGCCTAATCATGTCCAACTGTGGTGCAAAACCTGCCTTTTCAGGGTGTAGAGAAATAAATCTGTAACTTCAACTTTATACTGTAGATAAATATATGTGActcaaaagcagaaacaaaccAGCCAGAAAACAATTTAAAGTCATCACTAAATATAAGGCCACAAAACCATGATATAACACACTGAATGCTGAATTTGAACAATGCACTGATTAGTTAGTGGGGTGGATATACAATATGTTGTACTGTCACTGGTGCATGAATAGCAACACTCATGTATGGCACACAGAAATTGTTTTACTGACAGAAATCTGTGGATTCTGCTGGTTTCAGAGGTGACGCATTAACTCGTCTGCTGTTCAGGTGAGGTGAGTCGTGGATGTGCTGATGAATCTCTGCAAACTACAACATCAACATACTGATTTGCTTaccctgcttttctttctctataATTATTCCAACACATCACAGAAGTAAAGGAAAATGCATGTCAAATAAAGATCTCTACAAATCAGTCAACAATATTCACATTCAGTGACACAGAGTTATCAGCAACAGAATCACCTCACCCTCAATATGCTAAataacacacaatgacaaaaacacagtgtgaACAACCTGATGCAGTTTGAATACTCATACAAACACGCAAGTGAGACAAGTAGcaggttgtgtgttgtgtttatgtgcagaTTAGCCTATACACTGCGCTCAGATTACAGTACCTTACAGCTGAATATATGGGTTTAAGTGCATTTTGACAACTAATAAGCAGGAAGTGGTGGCTGTATTGGTTTCTGTATTGGATTATAAACAGCACGAGAGCACAGCTGGGTCAGTAAGAAGATCTACAAACAGCATCAACATCCATGCAGCTCAAAGGATAGAGAGGTTTTCAACAATGTCAGTGAGCGCTACCATGGTGCATGCAGCTCAGGCAGCTGAGGACGTGTTGTGTGTTTcgaattatttaaaaagggcAGCGTCAACACTTCAGGTTGCCATACAGTAAGTAAAAAGACACCACAGATATTAATAGATTTCCAAAGTGAGGCAGTAAGAGAACGTGTTGTTTAGAATTACGACTATATGGGCCACTTGCACgaacacatacagtacacatgtacacactttATCTGAGTATCAAAGTGCTTCAGCATTGCTCACAAATAAAGAAGGGCAAACCATGAAGTTGAAACATGGCTCTATTTCCccagaggagcagaaaaaaaacaggaagtgcaaaAGACACAGAACAGTTGTTTGCATGGACGACAGACAGCTGAAACACCCACATCAACAAGAAGTCATATTTGACTTAATGCAGACTCAGTGGAGTAACACATAAATCAACACGGCGCCTACGGAAGGAACATACAGTACATTGCACCAAGGAGGACACAGGAAAAGCAAGTATCTGCTGTCATTGCTTACGGttagtgtgcgtttgtgtgagtTAAATATGAAGTAAGTGAGAATCAGTTTGCAACAGGAGCTGAAAACTATTAGAAACCTGAACAGACGGAAAATGAAAGCCTCTATTCTCCCCCAGACTCCAAATCTTGCTTCGCACCTATCAACCCAAACCCTTGTGCCTGACCCACACGCCCATTccccaaacaaataaaaaggtgGACGGGTGTGGCTGCCAGCTGCTGCTTCCAGTTTCCCTATTACTTCTTGTTCTTGAGTTGATTGGCCAGCCAATCAAGACCCTCATAGAGGCCATCGCCGCTGGTAGCACAGGTGGCCTGGATGTACCAGTTACGGTGACGCAGGGAGTGTAAGCCCAACTTGTCTGTGATCTCTGCAGCGTTCATGGCGTTTGGTAAATCCTGTCAAAGAGATGAGATGTCAGTGAGGAGCCAGTCTGTAAAAACAAGGATTAGTGATAAAAGTTGTGGCTTTTTTTGCAGACATATGGTGTGCAAAAAAATTAACTCAAATGGAAACTTTTTGGtaaggtttttattttggaaattaaAACAATGCTGCCTTCATGCCAAAAGTAAGATGAGACAATCGATCCAGCTTTCATATACACCTACTTATCCCTTTGCTAGAAACACTGAGCTAAAAGTAATGCAGTCCAATAAAATACGTCAATAAGCCATAAATTTGTGAAGGTTATTATGATTGGTTTTCATGGAAACTGTGTTGCAGAGTGTGATGATTTTGGAGGATGTATGTAACTTGGCCTCCACTTTGGGTTGAATGAATTAATAGGAACTATAATTTTTGCTCTGTGGTTGTTGCCTCCAGAAATTTTTGTCCTAATCTCCCCCTCCTGAATTACAGCACAAATAGCTGGAGGTGTTTTTGCAGAAAAtaatgatgtcacagtgaagttgaaCCTTGACTACATGTATATAAAATgccatttcttcattttatccTGTTAGACATTTCAGTCAAATCGTCATTGTTAGATTCTTGAGTTATAGTCCAAAAACTCTGAGCGACTTTGAACTTTGATATCCAAAGTATATATGTTGTAATTGTTGTGAGCACAAGCTCTTTAACGCAATAATCACACAAATGTATCAATCAGTCACAGATAAGGCGTGATTCTGCATTTGTGTCttctaaattaaatatttttgactTTTGGAAATTTGGTCCAACATAAAAAGGCACTTGAAAGTATCACCTAGTACACAAGAAACAGGACTTTTACTGTTATCAGACATTTtgtagaaaatgttttatcagagCATGAACTAATAAGAGAGAGATTATTTAATAATGACATAATTGCTGCACCTCCATATTACTGGTTCCTAACCATCTTTTACAATGTTTGCCATCATTACAGTGATTACAAAGGATTTTTTGGGGCTGAAAAAACACACCTACTTCACAGGCAAAACACTTTAATCTCAGACGTTGTCTCGTTGGTGAGATAAATCGAGGCTTAAATGGAGGAGTGTCTCCCATTTGGTATGATTTAAAGCAATCTGACCCGGATTATtctatgtgtttttctttttgatgaaaCTATTACTTCATGGATTTCATTATCGTTCCAgtcctgctttttattttctccccccttttcctgttttcctaAACCTTTATGCTGCAAATTTAGGacacatattttttcttcaccaaTTCATAAAATAAGCTTGAAATCATTTTAGAGTAGAAACTGAATTTCACTTTAATTACAGATGGGATTAcaaggctctgtgtgtgtgtgcacatgtagaAAAGTAATGGTTTCTTGCCTGTTTATTGGCAAACACAAGGAGGACAGCGTCCCTCAGTTCATCCTCAGCAAGCATCCTCATCAGCTCCTCTCTTGCTTCGTTCACACGCTCCCTGTCGTTACTGTCTACCACAAAGATGAGACCTGAAACAACAAGGACACGCtatgtgaaacattttctaaGGAGGAAAAGCAAAGTGTTCCTGCATTTGTAGAGAGATAACCCTCTGATTAGCTCTGCTCACCCTGTGTGTTTTGAAAGTAGTGTCTCCAGAGAGGGCGGATCTTGTCCTGCCCACCCACATCCCACACAGTGAAGCTGATGTTCTTGTACTCCACTGTCTCCACATTAAACCCTGGAAACACGAACGAGGTCACACAAGCACTCGTAAGCACACATTGTGGTGTGTATGAGGATATTTTACTGCCCCGTTCACCTACCAATGGTTGGAATCGTGGTGACTATTTCGCCTAGTTTGAGCTTGTAGAGGATTGTTGTCTTTCCTGCAGCATCAAGCCCCACCATCAAGATCCTCATCTCCTTCTTTCCAATGAGGCTCTTCAGCAAATTCCCAAAAATATTCCCCATGATTTAGATAAGGTTTTTAAACTTCAGCAGCCTAAAATCGTGATGCTAGGGGTCAGCCTTGGTTGTTGAATAGGGATGACTAACAAAGGATGGCTGAAAGGAAACAGAGCATGAAACCATTAACCAAAACATTAATGTGTTGCTGTactgcaaagaaaacatcaaatgaaTGGTGTTGGTCTAATTAAAATAAACGTTGGAATAAAGAAGggataattaataattaaagtgATCTGAAAGGCCTTTGTTGAGCTACAGAAGCAGAATTGATCCAACTACccctttttcattcattcagtcattcatcttctaccgcttctcagtttccaggttgcgggggagccaatcccagctcacactgggtgagggcggggtcaccagcccatcacagggccaacacacagagacagacagagaccaacaatcacaaacactcacactcacattcagacctacggacaatttagagtcacaatctaaacatgatgtctttggacggtgggaggaaacccacacatggggagaacatgaaaactccacacagaaccaaaccaaacccacgaccttcttattgtggggcaacagcgaTAACTACTATGCCACGTGCCGTCTCCAAAACAGGTGCAAAGTTAAGCAGTCATCGTCACAGACAGGATGAAGGAGATTCATGTCAGTGCCATGACTCCAGGACACAGCAATCTGTTCAagccttctgtttttttcttcctccttcaaaTGTTAGCCTGCAATGCCAAGCCCTCAAAGCACATACAAAATGTCCTACATTAGGAGGCCTTAATGGAACATGTTCAGCAAAACGCTTCCACTAAACACTGAGTCTGAAGAAAACTCCATTAACCCTGCAGCAGTACATCTGACCATGTTGAAATTACTATCTGTACAACTTACAACTTGTCTTTACACCCTTGATCCCGATACTAAAACACCTTTCACCGGTGGAAACGTTTTTACATAgtcagtggaggaaacaaaaaaccTTAAGAAGAAGGACTTAGAGCGAGGACAAACATACATCCTAATAAAAGTTTAGATTTTATACTGTCAACACGCTGCTGAGGTTCATATAAATGGGGGTATTTCTACTGATATTCTGAGTACACTCTTCACATCTTTGCTACTGATACAACACATTCTGATTAGTAATTGCACATTGCTCCAAATAACTGTCTTGTAGATATACGGATAAATTGTGGCATGTGACCACACAGATTCTGGATAACGTCGTATGTTGTCCCGTTTTTCCAGAGGTAAGAGGATGGAAGTGTCCTGTGGACTCACTAAAGTTGGACATGGAGGCTAAAAATAAGACAGCTGAGTGGGTGTccctgtccatggtgctgaagaGGACCCGCTTCCTGTCCCGGTCTGACTCCGGCTGCGCTCGCACAGCTTCCCTGACCATCAGCCTCCGGATGGGGGTGTGATCCGGCAGCAGGGCCGCGACATGCCGGTGTGTCGGTGCTCTCACAGCACCGGGTTAGCTGGGATGCTACGGTAGGTAccgtctctgctgctctcccgGTAAGAGCCATGAATGTGCGTCTTTCCGCTTCAGATAAACATTCACGCTTCACGATGGCCCACGAGCCCGATAACGGCCGTGTTACCGGACCCGTTATAAACTAATGTATCGATCTATTTGAGTTTTAATCGCTGAGTGGACGAGACATGACTGCAGCTAGCGAGTATCTCCCGTCCTGATCCGccccattcatccatcctcaGCGGCCATCCTGCTGCCAGCGAGCCGCTCCAGGCCGCTTCCGGCCCGGGCCGGCTCGCTGGCTACACACCTGCCGCCGGACACTCATCAAGCGGACTAATGTTTGATCACCTGCTGGGACCTGCGGGCGTATTATCGGATCGATGGTGTGCCAGTGTCCACACTTACCTTAGCTGAGCGTTCCCCTGAATGTCTCACGATATTTTCCGACGGAACAACTCAGCAGTCGGCGAAATCTCGCGAGAGTAGATGTCAAACTCAAACCAAAATTTGGCTGCCCTGGTTCCCTGGAGAAGGACGTTTGAACTGAAAGATTACGACTTTATTGTCACTGCACAACAGGGCACAAACTAATAACATAACCATTTTAACAACTATGGATTTTTTCGCCGCGTAAAAAAACGAGTCTATTTCCTATAAATCAGATTCCTGGATTTAGCTGTGAAGAGGGACCTGCACGGGTCACTGCCTTTAATGCCCCTTGTTTTAAACATCCATCGCAACAGTCAGCCAGAGctgaattcattcaaaatgttttaaagtcaCTTCTGACATTATTTAAGATaataatgagatgagatgataaTCCTTTATCTGTCCCTCAATGGGGTGATTTGCACCTTACAGCAGAATAAGACATGTAagaaaaatgtaaccaaatatatatatatatagatataaagTCGTTGACTTGCACATATAACTGGAATCTTTTCACTGGTGTATATTTGCAAGTCAGGGTCCCAGAACAGTTAATACAAGTGGGGGATaaactacaataaaaaaaaacaattctggAAATTCTAAAATAATCTATCaagttcctgtttttttttattataaattttttttttgtttccagtaTTTCATAACTCTTATTCAGTACTGTCACCAGAAATTGGGGAAGGAAGTAAAGCTGAAGGACTTGAAATGGCTGCAATCATTAGTACATTAGTACTGCAATAGAGTTTAACAGTACTGATTTACAGGGAtggacagtaacgaagtaaatttacttgagtactgtacttaagtacagttaTTGAGTATTTATTCTTTACTTgagaattatttttttgttcatacttttactttaatttcaaaacatttgaaggataaatattgtactttttacaccatttcatttctattgatgctctcgttactcgctATTTATCTAGTCTAATATTACTCATTCATTGCTTTTAATGATAATTGTTttagtaacacacacacctctgtgtgtgctccaggtaagaatatggccatgatataatcctcatcctacctggattatttctccataacgatcggctcctTCTTCATCATACATTGTGGCCGTATTGTTAcctgaacacgcattagcttgtatccagagtttggatgtcttctgtggacatcactgacaacaacagtccaactcctcatcacagaatacaggtctgtctttctgcacagaaaaacacacacacaaaatattaacaacaacaatgtcccggtccttgtgtgtgttcttgtgtctgaagcggtggagtacttcttctacaTTTGCAGttaatatctttgtgcagaaataaagccaacaagttaaataaattcctctgccccgtatgtcactgtgtctgtgacctgactgcagctggagccctctcctctccgtctcttcctttctgatggagctaccaaactcagctgtttctgtcaaagatgttttgtgtcgggctttaatacaagctaggctaatggacgttagcattagagctgtccagttagcttacgttacaagctaactgcgcaGTTTCTTATAATGTTGCTGTGAGACTCACATTGGCCTTTAAAACCACTTATTACCACACAAACCAGCTTGCTAATGGGTTCTGatatttaaaacaaagactGTTTTCATGTAGTGGGTGAATGTGATGACAAGGCAAATTTTAAAACGAGGCGGTTTCTCTAGCAGGCACTGGAGAATCAGTGATCTGAGGGGGGAAGCACGTTGTAGCTTTATTTCACAAACTAATATGAGccattcatttctgtttctgtgtggcaCACATTGTTGAAGTGTAGTGTTCTTGGTCATCCATCTGTTTCAGTAGAGGAAATGTATATTTCTGTGAATGAAATGGGTATATAAGATCAATACATTTGCTTCATAGTTAGACATGGATAAAAAGAGCATTGTTGAGACAAAATCTTCTGCAGGATGTAAAGATTCTGACTCGTGTATCCTCAACTCAAAAATCCACATGAAAAAAGGAGAGGCAGGAGCACAGATGTTGCAGATGCCATATAAGATGAAGAACGTTGCTTAAAATAATACCCttacaacaaatgaaatgccATTTGTTCTGCTAACAATGTAAACATTAAATACTGACTTCAATATTCAAATACGACTCAGCATGTGGATAATATTGATGTACAATATGGTCTTAACAAGCATGGTGTCTCGCTTGGcctttacataaaaaaaaaaaaaacaagtatatTTGTTTCATCAGCAGAACTCAGTAATAAACATATTCCTCTCTGCATGAAAAAGCCTTCTGCTATTTTAATATATGAGCATGTGGTACAAATACAATCTATGTTAGTCATACTGCCGTGATATCCAGATGGCCAACTTTGGCTCTGAGACTGTTGgtgatttaaatgtttgtaGTTTTTCTGATCATTGCTGAGTCTTTAGGCAAacattttaatatcaatttGACATGCATTTGGCATTCGGTGATGGGAGGAAGGGGATGTAATTATACTGTTGAGTATTTGACAATGGATGAGATGGTTGATACAGGAAAAATGATATAATTTGCAGGACTTTTAGTTTTGTTGAATGCTCTGTGTGTTCAAGCGAACGATATCTCCTGATATGCTGACACTTCATGTCCCTGTGGTGTGATCAAAGTGAAGTCAAGGAAACCTGCCTCAATTTAAATGGCATTGCTGTATCTAGAAAAAAGGGATTCTGTGCAGTGTATGTTGAATTTACAGCTACAACCTCAAATATGGCCTTTTAATAGTTTTTCTATGTACATATTCATGGCTACTtgtaaaaagttttatttgattgtgGGGTTGACTTTCATTTGTTATTCAATACCACACAATCCAGGGGTGATGGAAGGtctaaaattagattttaatttcAGGCCCCTCAAGAAATAGCCTCACAGTTGATGCCAGTTTCACTTGGTGCTTACTGTTTTATCAATAAATCAGCAAGCCAAGATGTTAAATCTGCAGCTTCCCTGAAAGTCTGAGGCACCAGAACAGTTAGCCTGGTTATCACACATCCATCCAGTCTGCCGGCCCTGTGTGAGATATAAAACACTATATGTGCAAATAGTTGTATATAAAGTTCATGCattcaaacaggaaaacactgccAAACCTTATTAGtgatgtattcattcatttcttgtGTATTTGTTCTTGCTTTGTTCACTAGTTTGAAGCGGATGGATTCAATTAGGAAAAGGTGATGTCACGTGCTTTTGTGCAGCAATCGGGGTTGAGCAACTTTTAACTCTAAATCTCATCAAGGTTGTCGTTGCTTATCTTGGACATCAACCCCAGACCTGCACATTTTGACTCGCATCTCCCCATGATCGAGTCCCGACGGACCGGTGGATCAGCGTGaagggtggaggggtgggggtggtgtgtgtgtgtgtgtgtgtgtgtgtgtgtgtgtgtgtgtgtgtgtgtgtgtgtgtgcgtgcgtgtgcggGGGGGCTACACGAGCGACGTGGCGTCTGATCGCCGGGCTTGAACAGGGCCCGGCTGCGGCCCGGTCCAGCAGGCCCGCACAGCACCGCCCCCCggcgccgccgccgccgccgcctcaCCGCGTCGCTTCCGCTTCCCACCCACAGCAGGCCGGCGGGATGCAGGCGGGACCTTCAGGGAGAGCCAGGTGCCGGGACAGCGTCCACGGGCTGCCAGTCCTTATCGCCTCCGGACTATAACACATCAGCAGTAGCTGGAGCTGAGCCATTTTGGACGGACACGCTGTGCAGCCcggcctctctgtgtgtctctgctgaaGATCTCACGGAAGTTGTTGGATGGCGGCTCTTTTCCAAAAGTTCACCATGAAGACCAGCGTCCTTCTGGTGCTGCTCGCACTTTCCAGCCGCGGACTCGCTCAGGGAGAGGAAAACGCGGCCGAGGAGCTGCAGGTGGAGATCCTGGTGAGAGAGACACGTGTTACTGTCAAAGTGCACACAAaagacacatgaacacaacCATAAATACTGTACATGCAACAGCGTTAACAGCCAACTCTTCTCACCAAAGGAGAAACCAGAAACTTGCTCTGTCTTCTCCACGATGGGAGATACGCTGCAGATCCACTACACGGTAAGACAGATGAACGTACTGAGTCAgtccagtgtgtgtctgtgtgtgtccgtgtgtgtccgtATGTGATCTGATCAGGGATCTGAGGATGGGCCCTGCTGGTGACGAACGC
It contains:
- the LOC115043083 gene encoding ADP-ribosylation factor 3, producing the protein MGNIFGNLLKSLIGKKEMRILMVGLDAAGKTTILYKLKLGEIVTTIPTIGFNVETVEYKNISFTVWDVGGQDKIRPLWRHYFQNTQGLIFVVDSNDRERVNEAREELMRMLAEDELRDAVLLVFANKQDLPNAMNAAEITDKLGLHSLRHRNWYIQATCATSGDGLYEGLDWLANQLKNKK